One genomic region from Sphingobacterium sp. UGAL515B_05 encodes:
- a CDS encoding FUSC family protein: MRNLFLRYTLHSDFIIYTIRVLIGFLIGYPLFVSFPQYSVSWTLISIILVISPQENESKKIAIDRAKSNFIGSAIGLSLYFVPISQLYAMIIGIVASLITCKLLNIMAVARTSMVALIIVYLHEQQSRSYFAALDRFGCVCLGCLIGLGVILSTRNIILKLRKRYNC, encoded by the coding sequence ATGCGTAATCTATTCCTTCGCTATACGCTTCATTCTGATTTTATTATATACACCATCCGGGTATTGATTGGCTTCCTTATAGGTTACCCACTCTTTGTATCCTTTCCCCAGTACTCTGTTTCTTGGACACTCATATCGATTATACTGGTCATTTCGCCACAAGAGAATGAATCAAAAAAAATAGCTATCGATCGCGCTAAATCCAATTTTATAGGCTCGGCAATTGGGCTTAGTTTATATTTTGTACCTATTTCACAACTGTACGCCATGATTATCGGCATTGTCGCGTCATTGATTACTTGTAAGCTACTCAACATCATGGCTGTGGCGCGAACATCTATGGTCGCCCTAATTATCGTCTACCTTCATGAACAGCAAAGCCGCTCCTACTTCGCCGCCTTGGATCGCTTTGGTTGTGTCTGTTTAGGTTGTCTGATTGGATTGGGGGTCATCCTGTCTACAAGAAATATTATTCTGAAATTAAGAAAAAGGTATAATTGTTGA
- a CDS encoding FAD-binding oxidoreductase translates to MKDQNQLALLASQLKGELFYTNETKDQTMLLAYSTDASVYQEKPLAVAIPADIDDIKKLIDFAQQHRMTIIPRTAGTSLAGQVVGHGIIMDISRHFNGIIELNIEEQWVRVQPGVIRDDLNSYLKPFGLMFGPETSTASRAMVGGMIGNNSSGLHSIVWGDTRHNLISANVLLDDCSEVTFEALDEAAYFKKLLLAGREGDIYRNMNELLTDPQHLSAIEAGYPKRSITRRNTGYALDILADRSAPFNMCNLLAGSEGTLAIVTEAKLKLMSLPPQELGLLCVHFADMVECMHGNVIALEHKPEASELVDKYIMDFTVGHPTYKYNRFFIEGDPQALLIVEFRGLQLPKQRRKRWP, encoded by the coding sequence GTGAAAGATCAAAATCAATTAGCCTTATTAGCGTCTCAACTCAAAGGGGAGCTCTTTTATACCAATGAAACCAAGGATCAAACGATGTTGCTTGCCTATTCGACCGATGCGTCCGTTTATCAGGAAAAGCCGTTGGCTGTGGCAATACCAGCTGATATTGATGACATTAAAAAATTAATTGATTTTGCACAGCAGCATAGGATGACAATAATACCACGTACTGCCGGTACCTCTTTGGCGGGACAGGTTGTAGGCCATGGTATTATTATGGATATTTCGCGTCATTTTAACGGTATTATTGAACTTAATATCGAAGAGCAGTGGGTTCGGGTGCAACCAGGCGTGATCCGTGACGACTTAAATAGTTATCTTAAACCATTCGGACTGATGTTTGGGCCTGAAACTTCGACGGCAAGCCGTGCCATGGTTGGTGGAATGATTGGCAATAACTCTTCGGGTTTGCATTCAATTGTCTGGGGAGATACACGGCACAATTTGATTTCGGCCAACGTACTTTTGGACGACTGTTCTGAAGTGACTTTTGAGGCGCTTGATGAAGCAGCATATTTTAAGAAATTATTATTAGCTGGTCGTGAGGGGGATATCTACCGTAATATGAATGAATTATTGACAGATCCACAACATTTAAGTGCCATAGAAGCGGGCTACCCCAAACGATCCATCACAAGAAGAAATACCGGTTATGCATTGGATATTCTTGCTGATCGTTCGGCCCCTTTCAATATGTGTAATTTATTAGCAGGGTCCGAAGGAACTTTGGCTATCGTTACAGAGGCGAAACTCAAATTGATGTCCTTACCACCTCAGGAGTTAGGTTTACTCTGTGTTCATTTTGCAGATATGGTAGAGTGTATGCATGGCAACGTGATTGCCTTGGAACATAAACCAGAAGCATCTGAATTGGTAGACAAATACATCATGGATTTCACGGTTGGGCATCCAACCTATAAGTATAATCGTTTTTTTATTGAGGGGGATCCCCAAGCTTTATTAATTGTTGAGTTTAGGGGCTTACAGCTGCCGAAACAGAGGCGAAAGCGATGGCCTTGA